Within the Thermosynechococcaceae cyanobacterium Okahandja genome, the region CCACGCCAGACAATAGCATCCCGACCACAGCGGTGGTGATCCACAAGGTGGGGGTAGCTTTCTTTGAGGGCGGCAATGGCGGCATCTTCGGTGTAGCCCTGACCGCCTTTGAGCCACTGGAGGATGAGGACCCGGTGGGATTGATCGCGGCTAATGCCTGTGCCAATGGCTTGGAGTGCTTTGCCAAGGGCACTGGTGGATTTGCCTTTGCCGTCGCCGGTATAAATTTCAATCCCTTCGATGCCCTGTTCTTGGGCGGTGGGATGCACAAGGGGGCGCATTTCTGAGTGGAGATCAGCGATTTGTAGCAGAGCGGGTGGCGCGCCGCGACCGGTAGAAATAATTTCTAGGGGTTCGGGTTTACGGCGCAGGGTATTCACGACCTCATCCACCGATAGTAGCCCCAAATCTAGCACCGGATTCAATTCATCAAGGACAATCACCGAGTAGAGGCCAGAGGCGATCGCCCCTTTGGCAATATCCCACCCCCGCTGTGCTTCTTGGCGATCGAACTTGGTAATTTGCTCAGCACTAAAGTACTCCGCACGACCGGTGCGCACTTGGTCAATTAAGTGGGGAAAGCCACGTTGTAGTGCCTCAATAGCCGCATCCTCGGCATACGCGCGCCCGGGGCCTTTGAGAAAGCGCAGCAGCAGCACCCGCGTTGGCCATGCGGAGGCAATCCCCAAGCCAATGGAGCGCAGGACAACCCCCAACGCTGCTTGGGATTTACCTTTGCCGGTGCCATCATAAACGTGAAGCTGGCCGCTGACTCGTCCGGGGCGAACCTGAGCCGTCTGAATGCCGATACCCGTGCGTGTCATGGGGAAGTGTTAGGATGACTCTGCATGGATTTTATCAAGTTCCGCCTCCGGTTTTGAGAAGAACGGCCTCAATCGTCATTGTTTGGCCACTCACCGCCGTAACCGCCCAGCGGAGTGGCACCCCCTGCTGCCGTAAGTACTCCTCGATCAGGTGATCCAACCCCTCAGGGCAACTAGGGCGCTCAAGCGTGGTGTGGATGAATACGGTTTGCATCTTGGCCTTCAACCCTCGGTAGCGGGGCGATCGCCCACACCCATTAATTTGGCCAAACCAATGCCGGTA harbors:
- a CDS encoding cob(I)yrinic acid a,c-diamide adenosyltransferase, with translation MTRTGIGIQTAQVRPGRVSGQLHVYDGTGKGKSQAALGVVLRSIGLGIASAWPTRVLLLRFLKGPGRAYAEDAAIEALQRGFPHLIDQVRTGRAEYFSAEQITKFDRQEAQRGWDIAKGAIASGLYSVIVLDELNPVLDLGLLSVDEVVNTLRRKPEPLEIISTGRGAPPALLQIADLHSEMRPLVHPTAQEQGIEGIEIYTGDGKGKSTSALGKALQAIGTGISRDQSHRVLILQWLKGGQGYTEDAAIAALKESYPHLVDHHRCGRDAIVWRGQQQDIDYIEAERGWEIARAAIASGLYKTIILDELNPTVDLELLPVESIIQTLLRKPPATEIIITGRCKNPPAYFDLASVHSEMICHKHYAEKGIDLKRGVDF